From a region of the Trichoderma atroviride chromosome 6, complete sequence genome:
- a CDS encoding uncharacterized protein (EggNog:ENOG41): MALSVAGRYAIVTGGGSGINLAFTKKLLSRGCSVLVGDISLRPEAKELLDQYPHDPSTPPSTDRPVALFKKTDVASWPQLSALTRAAEAAFPQIDIVVPGAGIFEPRWSSFWDPPKSPTNPDSPSRDDADGEPGHYAVLNVNLTHPIRLSQLAIAHWTSRRIPGSLLVVGSMAGYVHGIGSPLYFASKHGLHGFVRSLGRLRDTVNIRTAAIAPGAVSTPLWSGDPDKSNLISSDEIAASAEDIADAMLELLENPQYGDGTIFEATAKGTRVVPAFNAPPPDIEDGGISEYEAGVSRQWEKKITEEGLKV; this comes from the exons ATGGCGCTCTCTGTAGCAGGCAGATATGCTATTGTCACGGGTGGTGGCTCAG GCATCAATCTCGCATTTACGAAGAAGCTTCTGTCGCGCGGCTGCTCGGTTCTGGTTGGTGATATAAGCCTACGaccagaggccaaggagcttcTGGATCAGTATCCGCACGATCCATCGACACCGCCATCTACCGACAGGCCTGTCGCGCTCTTCAAGAAGACGGATGTCGCGTCGTGGCCACAGCTATCGGCGTTGACTCGAGCGGCTGAGGCGGCCTTTCCACAAATTGACATTGTTGTTCCTGGCGCTGGCATCTTTGAGCCCAGATGGAGCTCTTTCTGGGACCCTCCAAAGTCACCAACAAATCCAGATAGCCCGTCTCGAGACGACGCAGACGGCGAGCCGGGTCATTACGCCGTACTAAATGTCAATTTGACGCACCCAATCCGGCTCAGTCAGCTCGCAATCGCTCACTGGACCTCACGCCGTATTCCGGGCTCGCTGCTCGTCGTTGGTAGCATGGCTGGATACGTGCACGGTATCGGGTCACCATTATACTTTGCTAGCAAACACGGCCTGCACGGCTTTGTGCGCAGTCTCGGCCGCCTGCGAGACACGGTAAATATTCGCACAGCGGCTATTGCGCCAGGTGCCGTCAGT aCACCACTATGGAGCGGTGATCCCGATAAGAGCAACCTGATCAGCTCAGACGAAATTGCAGCCAGCGCGGAGGATATCGCTGACGCCatgttggagctgctggagaatcCACAATACGGTGATGGGACGATATTTGAGGCAACGGCCAAAGGCACGCGAGTAGTCCCCGCGTTTAACGCCCCTCCACCAGACATTGAGGATGGAGGTATATCGGAGTATGAGGCCGGCGTGTCGAGAcaatgggagaagaaaatcaCAGAGGAGGGGCTAAAGGTTTAG
- a CDS encoding uncharacterized protein (EggNog:ENOG41): MEPKELKHTQIADGLLFGESPRYYNGLLYISDMAGRIIYTINPSSGEKKVLREVETQPNGMCFASDGSLIWSSMFDAKLYRRDASGNDTLYADLSGVMTGYCGDMVIDNTGRVYLDDTGARVLHGEQPRPGRLLVIETDGSVKIAEENIVFPNALFISADGRTLYCAETFGYGLLKWDIGAGGKVSNRQKVWSPATISPTGEVGNTAHGLIGIDGGCMDGEGGMWLSLLGLEKFIRLDQQGTITHEIHVKGHATACTLGGDDGKTLFLVTNWFSDDEESIFTAVAAKRTKCTVSYTRVDVAKGTALP; this comes from the coding sequence ATGGAACCCAAAGAGCTAAAGCATACACAAATCGCCGATGGACTCTTGTTCGGCGAGTCCCCTCGCTACTACAACGGCCTGCTCTATATCAGTGATATGGCTGGACGTATCATCTACACCATAAACCCTTCTTCCGGTGAAAAGAAAGTGCTTCGTGAGGTAGAGACTCAGCCCAATGGCATGTGCTTTGCCTCTGACGGCTCGCTCATTTGGTCGTCCATGTTTGATGCCAAGTTGTACCGTCGCGATGCCTCTGGAAATGATACACTGTACGCCGACCTGTCAGGCGTCATGACCGGCTACTGCGGCGACATGGTGATCGACAACACCGGCCGTGTCTACCTAGATGACACGGGAGCTCGGGTCTTACACGGTGAACAACCACGGCCGGGTAGGCTTCTTGTCATCGAGACAGACGGATCCGTCAAAATCGCTGAGGAGAACATTGTCTTTCCCAACGCCTTGTTCATTAGTGCCGATGGAAGAACGCTATACTGTGCCGAAACCTTTGGGTATGGGCTGCTCAAATGGGATATTGGTGCCGGTGGCAAGGTCTCCAACCGCCAAAAGGTGTGGTCTCCCGCCACAATCTCACCAACCGGCGAGGTTGGCAATACTGCTCACGGCCTCATCGGTATCGACGGTGGATGCATGGATGGTGAGGGAGGCATGTGGCTGAGCTTGTTGGGTCTAGAAAAATTCATCCGCCTCGACCAGCAAGGGACCATTACACACGAAATCCATGTAAAGGGTCATGCGACTGCATGTACACTGGGTGGAGACGATGGAAAAACACTATTTCTGGTCACCAACTGGTTctcagatgatgaggagagCATTTTCACTGCCGTAGCAGCCAAGCGAACCAAATGTACTGTGAGCTATACCAGAGTAGATGTTGCAAAGGGCACGGCGCTGCCGTAA
- a CDS encoding uncharacterized protein (EggNog:ENOG41~TransMembrane:1 (o244-261i)) encodes MKKGSPNHVYDVIIVGAGISGISAAHHIQKTLPDSEYLLLEGRDNIGGTWDLFRYPGIRSDTDLHTFGFGWQPWQENRAIADGDSIVHYLRTTAERDGIYRHIQFQHRIVAASWSSGLELWTLEVETKARRIQLHTKFLILGTGYYDYNEPLRAEIPGLSNNFRGTIVHPQFWPKDLDYTGKRVVIIGSGATAITLLPNLAKKASHVTMLQRSPTYIMSIDNTTGGSWIHKLLPRTWAFKLDRWMFMWMIIILYNFCRLFPERSRAALEGAVAKQLPKDVPMDPHFRPLYKPWDQRVCFTPNGDFFESLRGGKAHIETAHIKTMSSDSIILDNGKTLEADVIVTATGLKFCLGGHIRITIDDEEINLANRYAWNATMLQDVPNLAFMMGYVNASWTLGVETSSQLVCRLLQHMRKKHYSSVVPRLPKEFPMERRPIWDLDATYVKKAQGFIPRCGNIGPWRGRTNYFVDLWKTRYGSITKDLVFRAGRP; translated from the coding sequence ATGAAGAAAGGCTCTCCTAACCACGTGTACGATGTCATCATCGTAGGTGCTGGTATTTCTGGCATCAGTGCAGCGCATCATATACAGAAAACACTTCCCGACTCTGAGTATCTGCTTCTTGAGGGCCGTGATAACATTGGTGGTACGTGGGACTTATTCCGCTATCCTGGCATTCGGTCGGACACGGACTTGCATACATTTGGATTCGGctggcagccatggcaagaGAATCGAGCCATCGCAGATGGTGATTCCATCGTCCACTATTTGCGCACCACGGCGGAAAGGGATGGAATCTATCGCCACATTCAGTTTCAGCATCGCATCGTCGCGGCCAGCTGGTCATCCGGGTTGGAGCTCTGGACGTTGGAGGTCGAAACCAAGGCCCGCCGCATTCAGCTACATACCAAGTTCTTGATTCTGGGAACAGGCTATTACGACTACAATGAGCCCCTACGGGCTGAGATCCCGGGCTTGTCTAATAACTTCCGTGGCACTATCGTACATCCTCAGTTCTGGCCCAAAGACCTCGATTATACTGGCAAGCGGGTGGTCATCattggcagcggcgccaCTGCCATCACGCTGCTTCCCAACTTGGCCAAAAAGGCAAGCCATGTGACAATGCTACAGCGCAGTCCTACTTACATCATGTCCATCGATAACACGACAGGTGGTTCATGGATACACAAACTTCTGCCTCGGACATGGGCATTCAAGTTGGATCGCTGGATGTTCATGTGGATGATTATTATCCTATACAACTTCTGCCGACTCTTTCCAGAGCGCTCTCGGGCTGCTTTGGAAGGCGCAGTCGCAAAACAGCTCCCCAAGGATGTTCCCATGGATCCTCATTTCCGACCACTCTACAAGCCTTGGGATCAGCGCGTCTGCTTCACGCCCAACGGTGACTTCTTTGAGAGTCTCCGAGGCGGGAAGGCACATATTGAGACGGCCCACATTAAGACAATGTCCTCTGACTCTATCATTCTCGATAATGGAAAGACACTGGAGGCGGACGTGATTGTCACCGCTACGGGCCTAAAATTCTGCCTCGGTGGCCATATACGCATAACTATAGACGACGAAGAGATCAACCTCGCCAATCGCTATGCTTGGAACGCAACAATGCTACAAGATGTACCGAATCTGGCTTTTATGATGGGCTATGTCAATGCCTCTTGGACCCTGGGAGTCGAAACCAGCTCTCAGCTCGTCTGCCGCCTGCTACAACATATGCGGAAAAAGCATTATTCCAGCGTTGTTCCGCGCTTGCCCAAGGAATTTCCCATGGAGCGCCGGCCGATTTGGGATCTTGATGCCACGTACGTGAAAAAAGCACAGGGCTTCATCCCCCGCTGCGGCAATATTGGACCCTGGAGAGGACGCACCAATTACTTTGTGGACCTGTGGAAAACCCGGTATGGCAGTATCACCAAGGATTTAGTCTTCCGAGCTGGGAGGCCGTAG